A region of Mauremys mutica isolate MM-2020 ecotype Southern chromosome 2, ASM2049712v1, whole genome shotgun sequence DNA encodes the following proteins:
- the LOC123363229 gene encoding zinc finger and SCAN domain-containing protein 32-like — MPIVTALVISLNSAALQQGTPSSFKASGIFEIPLPVCLAWRAQIASVRADWAGSPQQTNSSLSTPELLGLLGLLGEEALQSQLFSSPRNFDTYGQMACGIEEKGHDRDMQQCHAKIKELRQAYQKAREANQSRVSPKKCCFYKELSAILGGDPTSTDKNPMDTSERLETVASGVNLQYDMVDEEVELQENGGQATGMCSGVASLTGEGSSASADVPLMVSSCTPAEWHHQITQQNKRSKENMSWEELQL, encoded by the exons ATGCCCATTGTGACTGccctggtcatcagtttgaactctgctgccttaCAGCAAGGTACACCCTCCTCCTTTAAAGCCtcgggaatttttgaaattcctcttcctgtttgcttggcgtGGAGAGCTCAGATAGCTTCTGTCCGGGCTGACTGGGCTGGCTCCCCACAGCAAACAAACTCCTCCTTGAGTACACCAGAGTTGCTGGGTCTGCTGGGTCTGCTGGGCGAGGAGGCTTTGCAGTCACAGCTCTTCTCCAGTCCCAGGAACTTTGATACTTATGGGCAGATGGCTTGTGGCATAGAGGAGAAAGGGCATGATCgggacatgcagcagtgccaTGCCAAAATCAAGGAActgaggcaggcataccagaaggcaagggaggccaatCAGTCTCGTGTATCACCAAAGAAATGCTGCTTTTACAAGGAGCTGAGTGCCATCcttggtggtgaccccacctccactgacaAAAATCCCATGGATACTTCGGAGCGGCTGGAGACAGTGGCTAGTGGAGTGAACCTCCAGTATGACATGGTGGATGAGGAAGTGGAGTTGCAGGAGAATGGAGGACAGGCAACAGGGATGTGCAGTGGTGTGGCAAGCCTGACAGGAGAGGGGAGCTCTG cttctgcagatgtgcccttgaTGGTCTCCTCCTGCACACCAGCTGAGTGGCACCATCAGATAACACAACAAAACAAGAGAAGTAAAGAAAACATGTCCTGGGAGGAGTTGCAATTATAG